A window of the Planococcus citri chromosome 4, ihPlaCitr1.1, whole genome shotgun sequence genome harbors these coding sequences:
- the LOC135843977 gene encoding uncharacterized protein LOC135843977 codes for MAASKNTIPIDTVSEIVRAASSAVLLPNIPHFTGEVSSTEAKQWLNSIENQATIAGWNNIQKLEAAKRLLLKAAKTWYLLSADDIKTWYDFRQQFSETFIGSETNVVDKWERFSLRAQNENESPIEYIFDKLRLAKDVGASVTDSKNAVCSGFKNEEMANFLRVYDYSKAADWTRRLREFQSSKPSLNRPSSPSDSSSDNDSNSEEKSSGCLSNVSESGPFQRGKSCVEDDTPERMADCGK; via the coding sequence ATGGCGGCATCGAAAAATACGATTCCAATTGATACGGTGAGTGAAATTGTTCGAGCGGCTAGCAGCGCTGTGCTATTGCCCAACATTCCACACTTTACCGGCGAAGTATCATCGACGGAAGCGAAACAGTGGCTGAACAGCATCGAAAACCAAGCAACCATTGCCGGGTGGAACAATATACAGAAATTAGAAGCAGCGAAGCGTTTATTGCTAAAAGCGGCCAAAACCTGGTATCTCCTGTCCGCAGACGATATCAAAACGTGGTATGACTTTCGACAGCAATTTTCCGAGACGTTTATCGGAAGCGAAACCAACGTAGTCGACAAGTGGGAGCGTTTTTCCCTCCGAGCCCAAAACGAAAACGAGTCACCGATCGAATACATCTTCGATAAGCTGCGGTTAGCTAAAGATGTCGGCGCATCAGTGACAGATTCGAAAAATGCGGTATGTTCTGGTTTTAAAAACGAGGAAATGGCCAACTTCCTACGTGTATACGATTATTCGAAAGCGGCGGATTGGACCAGACGTCTTCGTGAGTTCCAGTCAAGCAAACCATCGTTAAATCGTCCTTCATCGCCCAGTGATTCGTCATCTGACAACGATTCGAATTCCGAGGAGAAATCGAGTGGCTGCCTTTCTAACGTTTCTGAAAGCGGTCCATTTCAACGAGGAAAATCGTGTGTCGAGGACGACACACCGGAAAGGATGGCCGATTGTGGGAAATAG
- the Usp14 gene encoding ubiquitin carboxyl-terminal hydrolase 14, translated as MPSYKVKVKWGKELFNNVEANTDEEPILFKAQLFALTGVQPERQKVMLKGTTLKDNDWGNIKLADGAMVLMMGTKEEEIAKEPEVKPVFLEDMNEAELASSLDLPAGLHNLGNTCYMNATVQCLKSVPELREALNNYKEAISLNTNDEVSKSIVASFRDLVPQMEKGPAKHPIILLQMLHTAFPRFAERGQGGTYMQQDANECWTELVRILQMKLPPLQNSESAAKYKSFVEQYFGGKFQVEWKCNESDDEPVTKTAEDFLQLSCFISQEVKYMLNGLKNKMQEQITKQSAILGRDAVFTKTAKISRLPAYLTIQFVRFCYKENNKINAKILKDIKFPFEFDAYDLCSTELQEKMAPIRNKFKELEEQKVTEAMSADNQNPGSTSKVVKEYTTEPFSFPDDVGSNNSGYYTLQAVLTHKGRSSSSGHYVAWVRYKEDQWIKCDDSDVTPVTTEEILKLSGGGDWHCAYVLLYGPRLLKVPKQGDAK; from the exons ATGCCATCATATAAAG tTAAAGTAAAATGGGGCAAAGAATTGTTCAACAATGTCGAAGCAAACACCGACGAAGAACCGATCCTATTCAAAGCTCAATTATTCGCCTTAACAGGTGTCCAGCCAGAACGACAGAAAGTTATGTTGAAAGGAACCACTTTGAAAGATAACGACTGGGGTAACATCAAATTAGCTGAT GGAGCTATGGTGCTCATGATGGGTaccaaagaagaagaaatagcCAAAGAACCAGAAGTGAAACCTGTCTTTTTAGAAGATATGAACGAAGCTGAATTAGCGTCGTCG CTCGATTTACCAGCTGGTTTGCATAATTTGGGTAACACTTGTTATATGAACGCTACTGTTCAATGTTTGAAATCTGTTCCTGAATTGAGAGAAGCTCTAAATAATTATAAAGAAG ccaTCAGTTTAAACACTAACGATGAAGTATCGAAGTCGATAGTTGCATCGTTTCGTGATCTTGTTCCTCAAATGGAGAAAGGTCCTGCCAAACACCCGATTATTCTATTGCAAATGTTACATACCGCGTTTCCTCGATTCGCCGAACGAGGTCAAGGAGGCACTTATATGCAGCAG GACGCCAATGAATGTTGGACCGAACTAGTAAGGATATTGCAAATGAAATTACCACCTTTACAAAATAGTGAAAGTGCTGCTAAATACAA ATCATTCGTCGAGCAATATTTCggaggtaaatttcaagtcgaatGGAAATGTAACGAAAGCGACGACGAACCAGTTACGAAAACTGCCGAAGATTTCTTACAGTTGAGCTGTTTCATTTCTCAGGAAGTAAAATACATGCTgaatggtttaaaaaat AAAATGCAAGAACAGATCACGAAGCAGTCTGCTATTCTAGGAAGAGATGCTGTGTTTACGAAAACG GCTAAAATTAGCAGGCTTCCGGCCTATCTTACTATCCAGTTCGTTAGATTTTGTTACAAAgagaataataaaataaacgcGAAAATCCTTAAAGATATCAAGTTTCCTTTTGAGTTCGACGCTTATGATCTTTGTTCAACGGAACTTCAAGAAAAAATGGCTCCTattcgaaataaattcaaa gaaCTCGAAGAGCAAAAAGTGACCGAAGCTATGAGCGCCGATAATCAAAACCCCGGTTCTACTTCCAAAGTTGTAAAAGAATACACAACGGAACCATTTTCATTTCCCGATG ACGTCGGTTCGAATAATTCCGGTTACTATACGTTACAAGCGGTGCTTACGCACAAAGGTCGATCTAGTTCGAGCGGCCATTACGTTGCCTGGGTTCGATATAAGGAAGACCAATGGATAAAATGTGACGACAGCGATGTTACTCCTGTCACCACTGAAGAAATCCTCAAGCTTTCCGGAGGTGGAGACTGGCATTGCGCTTACGTCCTTCTTTACGGTCCTAGATTGCTAAAAGTACCTAAACAAGGAGACGCTAAATAA
- the LOC135845645 gene encoding uncharacterized protein LOC135845645 isoform X1, with protein MDDVEYLLPSEIARLIYGHLKATESEEVSNKFLNECPELSECRELHKQNRTFKTKANGMTLKEILDQYMSMHEMILGTVNQLVGKSQQFTDPVEALNYLMSDNSKIEQSSADDNIDDQHSPGGHSVRSSCDEDLFSDFSLNLKTPDKHKSREKVTKNIPETLIELSETIDKSIQETTPESNKPPSRPGSDVIIRQSTRLQLKKQLKNDRSCNSDSIKELRVNPNDDCDTPHKVGNPPYSENKLWKPRAAICLLSSDSEPESTSLAPPVIPVTKPPSAISERLNGFFENATKKKTIKTMKPRRPPSCTPSCSSEKPAKSEKKCKRNRIPAKCGSKNSTNERKKSKLTVENDKPPEAAASDVKKLERKSDEFVFTSDVQQAVEKPKMRRKSGPVMPSYDEKWGALKLNKSLSVIDDVVLGERLIKNKKLQEHIAANINEVITNSPQKKIGEVDPIDFEELIKTSLEKVIADPVYQNFESDVLDELIGQAFNPQQSCSDVSSQPESTRNQANLALEINADTQISTDANIDIDDPLAANNEEVIQSTEHEQNPAIIIEIREDQITTNQETYIEKHTPVSEEFRSYFSNIPGIESSPDTKLGNALKSDENASVINLVAPNGEITESCKVGDNTAERIVYSGNSILFPFNEGIPMVTYGRSAEFQICGTPSSLTQVSRKNRFVTIAPKPNNGLLMENSTDLIKAQKKRRTRGGKRP; from the exons ATGGATGACGTAGAATATCTTCTTCCATCGGAAATCGCTCGATTAATTTATG GCCATCTCAAAGCTACCGAATCTGAAGAGGTATCTAACAAGTTCCTAAACGAATGTCCCGAGCTATCGGAATGTCGAGAATTACATAAGCAAAATCGCACTTTCAAAACCAAAGCAAACGGAATGACGCTGAAAGAAATCTTGGACCAGTATATGAGCATGCATGAAATGA TTCTAGGTACCGTGAATCAATTAGTTGGAAAGTCACAACAGTTCACCGATCCGGTAGAAGCTTTAAATTATTTAATGAGCGATAACTCCAAAATTGAACAGTCTTCTGCAGATGACAACATCGACGATCAACATTCCCCCGGAGGACATTCTGTGCGT AGTAGTTGCGATGAAGATTTGTTTAGCGATTTCAGTCTGAATTTGAAAACACCCGATAAACACAAATCTcgtgaaaaagttaccaaaaacataccgGAGACGCTTATTGAATTGAGTGAAACGATCGATAA AAGTATTCAAGAAACCACCCCCGAATCGAATAAGCCTCCTTCTAGACCAGGCTCCGATGTAATAATACGCCAAAGTACCAGACTACAGTTGAAAAAACAACTGAAGAACGACCGTTCTTGTAATTCTGACAGCATTAAGGAACTTCGAGTAAATCCAAACGACGACTGTGACACTCCTCATAAAGTAGGAAATCCTCCATACTCGGAAAACAAGCTGTGGAAACCAAGAGCTGCAATTTGTCTTCTATCTTCCGATTCGGAACCAGAATCTACCTCGCTAGCCCCTCCTGTCATACCCGTTACGAAACCTCCTAGTGCTATTTCTGAAAGACtgaatggattttttgaaaacgccACCAAAAAGAAAACTATAAAGACCATGAAACCTCGAAGACCCCCTTCATGTACGCCGTCGTGTTCTAGTGAAAAACCCgccaaaagtgagaaaaaatgtaAACGTAACCGGATACCTGCCAAATGTGGTTCGAAAAATTCCACCAATGAacgtaaaaaatctaaattaacCGTTGAAAATGATAAACCACCGGAAGCTGCTGCAAGTGATGTAAAAAAGCTAGAACGTAAGTCCGATGAATTTGTATTCACTTCGGATGTACAGCAGGCTGTCGAGAAACCGAAAATGAGAAGGAAAAGTGGTCCTGTGATGCCATCTTATGATGAGAAATGGGGTGCTCTGAAACTAAATAAATCCCTGTCTGTGATAGACGATGTG GTACTTGGAGAAAGGTTGATTAAAAACAAGAAGCTTCAAGAGCACATCGCCGCTAATATAAATGAAGTCATTACGAACTCTCCTCAAAAGAAGATTGGTGAGGTGGACCCTATAGATTTTGAAGAACTGATTAAGACTAGTCTCGAGAAAGTCATCGCCGATcctgtttatcaaaatttcgaatCCGATGTGCTAG ATGAATTGATCGGTCAAGCTTTCAACCCGCAACAATCGTGCTC CGATGTCAGCTCTCAACCAGAATCGACAAGAAATCAGGCCAACCTTGCTTTAGAAATCAACGCAGATACTCAGATTAGTACCGATGCCAATATAG ATATCGATGACCCTTTGGCGGCGAATAACGAAGAAGTTATCCAATCGACTGAACACGAACAAAATCCGGCTATTATTATTGAAATACGCGAAGATCAGATAACAACCAACCAAGAAACGTATATCGAAAAACACACTCCAGTTTCCGAAGAATTTCGTAGCTACTTTAGTAATATACCTGGCATCGAATCATCACCGGATACCAAACTCGGTAATGCTTTGAAATCGGACGAAAACGCCAGCGTTATTAATTTAGTCGCCCCTAATGGAGAAATCACTGAATCGTGTAAAGTAGGCGATAATACCGCAGAAAGGATCGTTTATAGCGGGAATTCCATACTGTTTCCTTTCAACGAGGGTATTCCTATGGTTACTTATGGGAGAAGTGCCGAGTTTCAGATTT GTGGCACTCCTTCATCGTTAACGCAAGTTAGTCGTAAAAATCGATTCGTTACTATTGCTCCGAAACCAAATAACGGTCTTCTAATGGAGAATTCGACAG atcTTATTAAAGCTCAAAAGAAAAGACGAACTAGGGGAGGAAAACGCCCATAG
- the LOC135845645 gene encoding uncharacterized protein LOC135845645 isoform X2: MDDVEYLLPSEIARLIYGHLKATESEEVSNKFLNECPELSECRELHKQNRTFKTKANGMTLKEILDQYMSMHEMILGTVNQLVGKSQQFTDPVEALNYLMSDNSKIEQSSADDNIDDQHSPGGHSSSCDEDLFSDFSLNLKTPDKHKSREKVTKNIPETLIELSETIDKSIQETTPESNKPPSRPGSDVIIRQSTRLQLKKQLKNDRSCNSDSIKELRVNPNDDCDTPHKVGNPPYSENKLWKPRAAICLLSSDSEPESTSLAPPVIPVTKPPSAISERLNGFFENATKKKTIKTMKPRRPPSCTPSCSSEKPAKSEKKCKRNRIPAKCGSKNSTNERKKSKLTVENDKPPEAAASDVKKLERKSDEFVFTSDVQQAVEKPKMRRKSGPVMPSYDEKWGALKLNKSLSVIDDVVLGERLIKNKKLQEHIAANINEVITNSPQKKIGEVDPIDFEELIKTSLEKVIADPVYQNFESDVLDELIGQAFNPQQSCSDVSSQPESTRNQANLALEINADTQISTDANIDIDDPLAANNEEVIQSTEHEQNPAIIIEIREDQITTNQETYIEKHTPVSEEFRSYFSNIPGIESSPDTKLGNALKSDENASVINLVAPNGEITESCKVGDNTAERIVYSGNSILFPFNEGIPMVTYGRSAEFQICGTPSSLTQVSRKNRFVTIAPKPNNGLLMENSTDLIKAQKKRRTRGGKRP, encoded by the exons ATGGATGACGTAGAATATCTTCTTCCATCGGAAATCGCTCGATTAATTTATG GCCATCTCAAAGCTACCGAATCTGAAGAGGTATCTAACAAGTTCCTAAACGAATGTCCCGAGCTATCGGAATGTCGAGAATTACATAAGCAAAATCGCACTTTCAAAACCAAAGCAAACGGAATGACGCTGAAAGAAATCTTGGACCAGTATATGAGCATGCATGAAATGA TTCTAGGTACCGTGAATCAATTAGTTGGAAAGTCACAACAGTTCACCGATCCGGTAGAAGCTTTAAATTATTTAATGAGCGATAACTCCAAAATTGAACAGTCTTCTGCAGATGACAACATCGACGATCAACATTCCCCCGGAGGACATTCT AGTAGTTGCGATGAAGATTTGTTTAGCGATTTCAGTCTGAATTTGAAAACACCCGATAAACACAAATCTcgtgaaaaagttaccaaaaacataccgGAGACGCTTATTGAATTGAGTGAAACGATCGATAA AAGTATTCAAGAAACCACCCCCGAATCGAATAAGCCTCCTTCTAGACCAGGCTCCGATGTAATAATACGCCAAAGTACCAGACTACAGTTGAAAAAACAACTGAAGAACGACCGTTCTTGTAATTCTGACAGCATTAAGGAACTTCGAGTAAATCCAAACGACGACTGTGACACTCCTCATAAAGTAGGAAATCCTCCATACTCGGAAAACAAGCTGTGGAAACCAAGAGCTGCAATTTGTCTTCTATCTTCCGATTCGGAACCAGAATCTACCTCGCTAGCCCCTCCTGTCATACCCGTTACGAAACCTCCTAGTGCTATTTCTGAAAGACtgaatggattttttgaaaacgccACCAAAAAGAAAACTATAAAGACCATGAAACCTCGAAGACCCCCTTCATGTACGCCGTCGTGTTCTAGTGAAAAACCCgccaaaagtgagaaaaaatgtaAACGTAACCGGATACCTGCCAAATGTGGTTCGAAAAATTCCACCAATGAacgtaaaaaatctaaattaacCGTTGAAAATGATAAACCACCGGAAGCTGCTGCAAGTGATGTAAAAAAGCTAGAACGTAAGTCCGATGAATTTGTATTCACTTCGGATGTACAGCAGGCTGTCGAGAAACCGAAAATGAGAAGGAAAAGTGGTCCTGTGATGCCATCTTATGATGAGAAATGGGGTGCTCTGAAACTAAATAAATCCCTGTCTGTGATAGACGATGTG GTACTTGGAGAAAGGTTGATTAAAAACAAGAAGCTTCAAGAGCACATCGCCGCTAATATAAATGAAGTCATTACGAACTCTCCTCAAAAGAAGATTGGTGAGGTGGACCCTATAGATTTTGAAGAACTGATTAAGACTAGTCTCGAGAAAGTCATCGCCGATcctgtttatcaaaatttcgaatCCGATGTGCTAG ATGAATTGATCGGTCAAGCTTTCAACCCGCAACAATCGTGCTC CGATGTCAGCTCTCAACCAGAATCGACAAGAAATCAGGCCAACCTTGCTTTAGAAATCAACGCAGATACTCAGATTAGTACCGATGCCAATATAG ATATCGATGACCCTTTGGCGGCGAATAACGAAGAAGTTATCCAATCGACTGAACACGAACAAAATCCGGCTATTATTATTGAAATACGCGAAGATCAGATAACAACCAACCAAGAAACGTATATCGAAAAACACACTCCAGTTTCCGAAGAATTTCGTAGCTACTTTAGTAATATACCTGGCATCGAATCATCACCGGATACCAAACTCGGTAATGCTTTGAAATCGGACGAAAACGCCAGCGTTATTAATTTAGTCGCCCCTAATGGAGAAATCACTGAATCGTGTAAAGTAGGCGATAATACCGCAGAAAGGATCGTTTATAGCGGGAATTCCATACTGTTTCCTTTCAACGAGGGTATTCCTATGGTTACTTATGGGAGAAGTGCCGAGTTTCAGATTT GTGGCACTCCTTCATCGTTAACGCAAGTTAGTCGTAAAAATCGATTCGTTACTATTGCTCCGAAACCAAATAACGGTCTTCTAATGGAGAATTCGACAG atcTTATTAAAGCTCAAAAGAAAAGACGAACTAGGGGAGGAAAACGCCCATAG
- the Dbp73D gene encoding probable ATP-dependent RNA helicase Dbp73D, producing the protein MSFSQINRYWGEDPKPEAQSNPNALSSLLQKIEERKKYKRKIQDRNETKEVIQVTPESTPVTEEPPAKKLKSNESKIESSSEPNEPENFTILKNLDFKKIQKIKRVLPGWLANPSVVSVDLKNLSVTINDIPYLDPSLVNQLQHNKITHFFPVQSQLIPWLLNCHRKGHKFWHRDACVSAPTGSGKTLSFVLPIIQILKTRLITRIRALVVLPTKDLAFQVFKVFKQYVGVTNLNVICLGTSTLEKERKKLVSSDPVNGYRSLVDIVVTTPGRLVEHIKYTNGFSLSNLKFLIIDEADHVMESTQNDWLKHLRNRIPPFEKNSSSVFLTLANVIEKPPRPQKLLFSATLSQDPEKLQQLGLFQPVLFTSVVKSDEKENEPKSESNRGEFIGKFTTPKELTEYYSVCSSEVKPLVLYHLIRKHNWKRILCFADSIEFVHRLVKLLQQLNVKDEETKSWNIFEMSSKLSPLEHKKVLRKFSKGSIDILVTTDSLARGIDLPGVQCVILYDAPKFAKNYIHRIGRTGRAGQEGNSLVIVTNEQVDEFNGILKVAGKSNVNEIKVELADLNYLDNAYKLALEGLKSEIQKEDENKLRTNKAIKSGKVRNVGKKRSKKKTTIAKTE; encoded by the exons atgagtttttctcaaataaacCG ATATTGGGGCGAAGACCCGAAACCAGAAGCTCAAAGTAATCCAAATGCGTTGAGCAgtttattacaaaaaatcgaagagcgaaaaaaatacaagagGAAAATCCAGGATAGAAATGAAACTAAAGAAGTTATTCAGGTCACTCCAGAATCAACACCGGTTACTGAGGAACCTCCggctaaaaaactgaaatcaaacGAATCTAAAATTGAATCGAGCAGTGAGCCGAATGAACCTGAGAATTTCACTATccttaaaaatttggattttaagaaaattcagaAG ATCAAACGAGTACTGCCTGGATGGCTGGCTAATCCTTCTGTGGTATCTGTAGACTTGAAGAATTTATCTGTTACCATTAATGATATCCCCTATTTGGATCCTTCTTTGGTGAATCAGCTGCAACATAATAAAatcactcattttttcccag TTCAAAGTCAGCTAATACCTTGGTTATTGAATTGTCATCGTAAAGGTCATAAATTTTGGCATCGTGATGCCTGCGTATCGGCTCCAACAGGAAGTGGTAAAACACTATCGTTCGTTTTACCGATTATTCAG ATCCTCAAAACTAGATTAATTACTCGTATCAGAGCATTAGTCGTGTTACCAACTAAAGATTTAgcgtttcaagttttcaaggTGTTTAAACAGTACGTCGGTGTGACAAATTTAAATGTGATCTGTTTAGGAACATCTACGTTAGAGAAGGAGAGAAAGAAATTGGTTTCATCGG atcCCGTAAATGGATATCGTAGTTTAGTCGATATTGTGGTCACAACTCCGGGACGATTAGTCGAACATATCAAATACACCAATGGATTTTCActatcgaatttgaaatttttaatcatcgaCGAAGCTGATCATGTTATGGAATCGACGCAAAACGATTGGCTGAAACATTTACGAAACCGTATCCCtccttttg aaaaaaattcatcatcggTGTTTTTAACATTGGCAAATGTTATTGAGAAACCTCCCAGACCtcagaaattattgttttctgcTACTTTATCTCAAGATcctgaaaaattgcaacaaCTTGGTCTCTTTCAACCGGTACTTTTTACTTCTGTCGTGAAATCCGATGAAAAAGAGAATGAACCAA aatcagaatccaACCGAGGAGAATTCATTGGTAAATTTACAACGCCGAAAGAACTCACGGAATATTATTCAGTCTGTTCGTCGGAAGTAAAACCTTTGGTATTATATCATCTAATCAGAAAACACAACTGGAAACGGATTCTGTGCTTTGCCGATTCCATAGAATTCGTGCATCGTTTAGTGAAGCTTTTGCAGCAATTGAACGTAAAAGACGAAGAAACCAAGTCTTGGAATATTTTCGAGATGTCTTCGAAATTATCACCACTTGAGCATAAAAAAGTGCTTCGTAAATTTTCCAAAGGATCTATTGACAT tttggttACTACCGATTCGTTAGCTAGAGGTATTGATTTACCTGGTGTGCAATGCGTTATTTTATACGATGCTCctaaatttgctaaaaattatatCCATCGGATTGGAAGAACTGGTAGAGCTGGACAAGAGGGTAACTCGCTTGTGATTGTTACGAACGAACAA GTGGACGAATTTAACGGCATTTTAAAGGTAGCTGGTAAATCTAACGTTAATGAAATTAAAGTCGAATTGGCAGATTTGAATTATTTGGATAATGCGTACAAATTGGCTTTGGAAGGACTGAAATCAGAAATTCAA aaAGAAGACGAAAACAAGTTGCGAACAAACAAAGCCATTAAGAGCGGTAAAGTACGAAATGTTGGCAAGAAAAGGAGTAAAAAGAAGACCACGATTGCGAAAACCGAATGA